A region of the Paracoccus pantotrophus genome:
GATCTGCCGTTGCCGCTGGTGGTGATTGGCCATGAAGGCGGCACCGTGCTGGTGGTGCTGAACGGGCTGCGGTTGCTGTCGGACCCGATTCGCCGGCCGAAGGCGTCTGTTGCCGGACAGGCGCTGACGGGTGTCGCGCAGCCCACCTAAACCGTAGGGATGCGCTCACCCCCGAAAGACGCGCAGATGCGGAAACGCGCCCTTTTCCAGATAGGCTTCCTCCTCGGGCGTCGATCTGCGGCCAAGGATGGCGTTGCGGTGCGGGTGGCGGCCAAAGCTGGCGATGATGCGGCGCACCTGCCCCGCTTGATCGACGAGCGAGGCATAGAGCGGCCGCAACGGCGCCGGCGCGCGGGCGGCGATGTCGCGGCGCAGGGCGATCAGCCGGTCGATGCGGGCCAGATGGTCCGACCCCTCTGCATGGCCCAAAGGCTGGGTGAAGGCGATCTGGAACCACGGCAGGCCAAGTGCCGCCCAGTCTCCGTTTTCCAACCCTTCCAGCGCCTGCGCCAATGCCGCCGGGTCTTGCGCCCAGGCCCGCGGGCTGCCCCGCCACAGCGAGCGCGGGAACTGGTCCAGCACCACGATCAGCGCCAGCCGGCTCTCGGGCGTCCCTGCCCAATGATCGAGGTCCCCCGCCGCGCCGCGTTCGGTCAGCGGGCCAAAGCGCGCCGCAATCGCACCATCCGCGCCGCCATGCATCCGCCAGCGCCAGTGCTCGGCATGGCGGTCGGGGTCAATGTCCAGCGCGCGGCCCTCGGGGAACCAGAAATCCAGAACCTCGCCGATCTGTCTGGCATCATTGCTATCGGCCATGTCATCCCCCCATTGAAAACGCCCCCGCGCCATGGGCACGGGAGCGGATTTGCCGATGAAGCACAAGCGCGCTCTATGCCGTCGCGGGCACCGTTGCCGGCACAGGTCGGCGCCCGCCGGGCCCGCGCGGGACGCGCAGCAGGCGCATAGCGTTGGCGATCACCACCAGTACCGAAAGCTGATGGATCAGCATGCCCTCGGCCATATGCACATCGCCGTTGAACACGCCCGCCAGCAGCCCGGCCACAGTCAGCAGCGCGATGGCCAAGTTCTGGCGCATATTGCGCAGCGTCGCGCGGGAAATCGCCATGGCCTCGGGCAGTTTCTCCAGATCGTCGGCCATCAGCGCAATGTCGGCGGTCTCGATCGCCACGTCCGAGCCCACGGCCCCCATGGCAACGCTGGTGTCGGCGGCAGCCAGCGCCGGCGCGTCGTTGATGCCGTCGCCGATCATGGCGACATGGCGGCCCTCGGCCTGAAAGTGGCGGATCAGCTCCAGCTTGTCCTCGGGCAGCAGCCCGGCATGAACCTCGTCGATGCCGATTTCGGCGGCGATGGCGTGGGCGGCCTGCGGCTGGTCGCCGGTCAGCATGGCGATGCGCCCCACCCCGATATCGCGCAGCCGGGCGATGGCGCTTTGGGCCGAAAGCCGGGGCTGGTCGGACAGCCCGAAGATGCCCGCGATGCGCCCGTCCAGCGCCACGATGATCGGCGTGCAGCCGCGGCCCAGAACCCCGGCCAGCGCGGCCTCGGCCTCGGCGTAGAAACCGATGCCCAGCCGGTCGAACAGCCGCCGGTTGCCGGCCGCGACCTGCCGCCCCTCGTGGTGGACCACCAGACCCATGCCAGCCACTTCCTCGACCGTCTCGGGCGCGGGAATCTCGCCCTCGGCACGGCCGGCCTCGATAATCGGGCGGCCCAGCGGGTGGTCCGAGCCGGATTCGGCGATCGCCGTCCAGTGCAGCAATTCGGCACGATCGATGCCGCCAAGAGGCACGATCTCGACCAGGCTGGGGCGGCCCTCGGTCAGGGTGCCGGTCTTGTCCAGCGCCAGCATGTCGATGCGGCCGGCGCTTTCCAGATGCTGCCCGCCCTTGATGAGGATGCCCGAGCGCGCCGCCCGCCCGATGCCGGCGACGATGGAGACCGGCGTCGAGATCACCAGGGCGCCCGGACAGGCCACCACCAGAAGGGTCAGCGCGAGGCGAATATCCTGCGTCACCGCCCAGGCACCCAGCGCCAGCATCATGATGCCGGGCGTATACCATTGGGCGAAACGCTCGATCATGCGCTGGCTGGGGGCGCGTTCCTCCTGCGCCTCTTCGACGCGGCGGATGATCCGGGCCAGCGTGGTATCGGCGCCGATGCCGGTGGCGCGGATGCGCAGCACGCCATTTTCCGCGATGGTGCCGGCATGGACGTGGGAGCCGGGGGCTTTCTCGGCCGGGATCGGCTCGCCGGTGATGGCGGCCTCGGACACGGCGGCGTTACCGTCGATCACCTCGCCATCGACGGGGATGCGGTTTCCGGCGCGCACGAGCACGACCTCATTCGGCTGGACGGCACTGGCGGCAATCTCGACCGGCTGGCCGTCGCGGATCACGGTGGCGACCTCGGGCGCGGCCTTCAGCAGATCGGCCAGTGCGCCACGGGTCTGGCGCAGGGTGCGGGCCTCAAGCCAGGCGCCGAAGCTGAACAGGAAAGTAACGGCGGCCGATTCCCAATATTCGCCGATGAACAGCGCGCCAATAGCCGCAACGGTCACCAGCAACTCGATCGAGAAATGGCGAATGCGCAGCGCGTGGTACGCCCGCCAGGCGATGTCAGAGCCGGCGACAAAGGCCGCCACCAGCATAGATGCCGCCCAGAGCCCGCGCAGGTCGAACCCGTAAAGGGCGATCAGGCCCAGCACGATCAGGCTGCCGCTGATGATGGTCAGCCACTTCCTGCGGCTGGCCGGCTGGTGAAGAATTGTCAGGATAGGGGTCAACATGCGGGGCCTCATGATGTGAAGGCCCGGCAGCGCGGGCAGGCACGGCCGGGCTGGAAGGGATGGGTCAGAATGCGGCGGGGCGGGCCTCGTAGCCGGTGGATTTCACCACCGAGACAAGGGCCTCGACCGGGGCGGATGCGGGGTCATGCTCGACCTCGATGCGGCCGGTGTTGAAGTGCACCTTGGCGGCGGTCACGCCAGGAGTTGCCGCCAGCGCCTTTTCGATTTTGGTGACGCAGGAGGGGCAGGAAAATTCGTCGCTGCGCAGGATGGTCTTGGTCATGGCTGGTTCCTTTCATGTCGCCGCCCGGTGGGCGGTCATTGCTTGTGAACTCAAGATATGCTGTCCTTTCAGGATCAGGATTGGCAACTCAGGCAAAGATTCATTGCATGAATGCACAGGCGCAGGATTGGGACGATCTGCGGTTGTTTCTGGCCGTGGCACGGGCGGGGTCGCTCTCGGGGGCGGCGCGCAGCCTTGGCGTTACCCATTCCACCGTCTTCCGCCGCATCGGCGCGTTCGAGGCGCGGCTGGGGGTGCGCCTGTTCGACCGGCTGCCCGGCGGTTACGCGCTGACCCAGGCCGGCGAGGAGATGCGCGATTCCGTCATCCGCATCGAGGAAGAAATCACCGCGCTGGCGCTGAAGGTTACCGGACAGGACCAGCGGCCCACTGGGACGATCCGCATCACCACGACCGACCTGCTGGCGGTGGGGGTGCTGCCCCGCCATGTCGCCGCCTTCCGCGCCGAATGGTCCGAGATCGAGATCGAGGTAATCGTTGCGGATACGGTGCTGGACCTGACCCGGCGCGAGGCGGACGTGGCCCTGCGCATCGGCAATCCGGGACAGGAAACACTGATCGGGCGGCGGGTCGGGCGGTTGGCCTTTGCCGCCTATGGTGCGGCGGACCGGCCGCCGGGCGATCCTGCCAAGGGTGACTGGATCGGCTACGGGTCTGCGCATGGCCCGCTCAGCCGCAATCTGACCCGCTGGTGGCCGGATGCGCGACAGGTTTACCGGACAAACTCGATCATCGCCGCCCATGCCGGTGCGAAGGCGGGGATCGGACTTGCTGCCTTGCCTTGCGTGATTGCCGATTGCGACCCCAGCCTGATCCGCGCCGCCGCGCTGCCCGAGGATTTCATGCTGGACCTGTGGTTGCTGATTCACGAGGATCTGCGCCAAACCGCGCGCATCCGCCTGTTTCTGGACTTCATGGCGACGGCCCTGGCGGCCGATGCCGACCTGCTGGAGGGGCGCTGCCCGTGCAAGACAAGGCCGGCGCAGGCGTAACGCCCGCGCCGGCCCATGCCTGCGCCCGTGGCGTCAGTCGATCATCTGCCAGCCCGGATGCTCGAAATGCTCGCCATATGCGTTCAACGCCTGAACGATCGTCACCGCGCCAGTCTCGACCTCGCCGGCCTCCAATGCCGAGATGCCGGTCATCACCTCACCAAGGACGATATGGAACTGCTCGTCCACCTCGGGTTCCAGCACACAGTTCTCGACCATGAAATCGACCTGCTTCTGGACATCGGCAGCGACCCCATTCGCGGCATCGGCCGGCAGGGTGCCGTTGTGGATCGCGTCCAGGTTCGCGGCCATGGTTCCGTGAATCGCGGTCATGCCGGTGATCATGTTCTGATCGCCCTGCCATTTGGCGCCATCGTTCAGCGTGATCTCGATAGCCCCCGCGCCATGGCTGTCATGATCATGGGATTGCGCGGCTGCAATGCCAGCTGACCCCAGCGCAAGGGCGAGAGCAACAGCGACGGCGGTGAAAGATTTTACAGTCCTCATAGTGATCTCCTGTATCTGCCAAGTGGTTCTGGCCGCAGCGGGCATCGACAGACGCCGCCGGGCTTGGGATAGACATAGGCTGTCCGTTTTCGCACGAGAATTGACGAAAACTGCAAAGACCCATTGCACGAATGGACAGACCTCAGGCACGAACCAGACCCTCGCGGCCTGCCGCCGATACCATCGGGCTGTCGAACAGCGCCCCGACGGCATGGGTCCGGATGCCGCCTGCCTCGCGCATCAGAAACAGCGCATCGAGGTCGAGACGCGCGGCGAGTTCGCCGCCAGCTTGCGGACCCAGCACCATCAGCGCGCTAGCCCAGGCATCGGCCTCCGCACAGGTTCCGGCGACGACCGTAACCGAGGCCGGTGACGAGCGCAGCGGGCCGCCTGTCGCGGGGTCCATGGTGTGTGACAGGCGCTGGCCCCGAACGGTCACATGATGCCGGTAGTCGCCCGACGTGGCGACGGCAGCATCCATCAGCGTCAGGATGGAGCGGGGCGCGCGGCGTTCGGGATCCGGCGTCTCGACGGCGACCGTCCAGGGCATGCTATCGGGCCGTAGTCCGGATGCACGCATTTCGCCGTCGATGCCGACGAGGAAAGCCGTGATGCCGAAGCCTTGCAACGTCCCTGCCAGCTTGTCCACGCCGAACCCCTTGGCGATCCCGTTCAGGTCCAGCGTGATCGGCGTGTGTTTCCGGACTAGCCCGGCCGCGCGGTCGATCTCCAGCACCTCATGCGCGGGCCAGCGCGCAGCAGCCATCACCGCGCGGATGGCCCCGGCGCTGACCGCCTCGGGTCCAAACCCCCAGGCCCGCACCGCATCGCCCATGCCGATGTCAAAAGCACCGCCCGATAGAGCGCCGATCCTTACCCCAAGATCGAGCACTTCGGCCAACCCAGCGGGAACGGCCACCCAGACATTTTCGGACGTCCGGTTCAGGCGCATCAGGTCACTGTCGGGTTTCCATGTCGACATGGCGGCATCGACCTCCGCCACGGCCGCCTGCAAGGCCGCCTGCACCGGGGCGGGGTCCAGCCCGGCATCGGCATGGAAAAGCGCCGACCAGCGTGTCCCCATGGTCGGGCCATTCAGCGCGTGGCGGATCGGGTCAGTAGACGTCTTCGGCATAGCGTCCCTCCGTTTTCAGCGTGAGCGGGGTGAGGCCGACCGGCGCGAGAATGTCCGTCAGCGCCTCGGCCACGCCCGCCGCCATGTCGCGCCCGCCGCAGACCATGATGCGCGCCCCGTCCCGGATCAGCCGGATCAGTTCAACGCTCTCAGCGCGCAGCACGTCCTGCACATAGCGCGGCTTCGCTCCCCGCGAGATGGCGGTGGTCAACTGGGCAAGACGGCCATCGGCCTGCCAGGCGGCCAGATCCTCACGATAGAGGAAATCGCTGTCGGGGTGGCGCATCCCGAAAACGAGATGAACCGGCCGCTTCCCACTGTTGCCCCGGATGAACCCTGCAAGCGGGCCGATCCCCGTGCCGGCGCCGATCAGGATCAGCGGCGGCTTTCCTCCTTCGTTATGGAAAGCAGGATTGTGCTGGACGAAGGCGTGGATCGCCTGATCGGGCTCCAGTGCCAGAAGCTGCCCGGAGCAGAGGCCGCCGGGATGCTTGCGCACCACGATCTCGACGAAGCCGTCGCGCCATCCGGACGCCAGCGAGTAGAAGCGCGGCAGATCCGCACCCTCGGGCAGAACGCCGAGGAGATCACCGGCCTGAAACCGGCCAAACCCCCGACCTGTCAGCCGTTGCAAAAACGTCGCCTCGGGTAGGGCAAAGCGCAGGATCGTGGTCGGCGCCTGCACCTCCGCCCCGTAATCACGGCGCGAGATCAGGGTGAGCCGCCCCGTCACGGGCGGGGTTGGCACATGTTCGAGCGTAAGCTCGATCCCCAGCGCCGCCCCCAGCGCGCGGCCCCAGCGGGCGAAATCCTGCGGCGACTGGCGATCGACCGTGTCGAAGGGCATCAATTGCGCCCAGCCTTTGGCAGCAGCCCGACTCCCGACTTCATCGGCGAACGCGCAGAACGCGGGAAAGCTGCGATCGCCGAAACCAAGCACCGCAAGCGGGGCCTCAGGGACAGATTCCAGCGCCGCGAGGCGTTCAATGAACCCCTTCGCCGTGGCGGGAGCCTGTCCCTCGCCCCAGGTGGCGGCAAGAATGACGAACCGTTCGGCCTGCGGATAGCGCGCCGGCTCGAAACCGGACATTGGCGCGACATGAACATGCTGGCCCGCCGTGGTCAGCGCATGTTGGAGCGTCGCAGCGAAACCCCAGGTGCTGCCGCCCTCCGAGCCCACCAGCAAGATGGTCGCAGCGCGGTTTGCAGGATGATTGCCACGGAGACGCGGTCTTGACCGCCGCCCCGCGAACCAGAGCACAAGACCACTCACCCCCATTGCCGGCACGCCGAGCGCCAGCACACCCAGCACGAGGCCGAGAGATGCGGCCCCCTGCCCGGTATGCAGCATGTAGATGGTTTCAGATATCTGTTCCCACATCGTCAGCTCGGCCCAGGCCAGAAGCTCACCCGTCCCCTGATCGAGATAGCCGGTGCCGCGATCCGTCTTCAGAGTGAAGGCGTCCGTGGCGTCGCCAGGATAGGGAAAGCTCAGCTCGCGCAACTCCGTGACAGCAATCACGGAGAGCGGCTCCATCGCAGCAAGCGAGACCCCAGTGCTTCCGCTGACCTCAGTCGGAAAGGTCGGCGGTGCGGCTCCATCCGGCAGAAGATCGAAGGTCGAGGCGGCCATCCACAGTGCAGTCGCCGAGGACAAAACCAGCCCCGTGACCGCCACGCGGGCGATCCCGGTATGGATGCGGCTCGACGCCGGCCCGCGCAAAGGGGCGAACCAACGCCGCCAGCCGCCCATGCGCCGCGCGACTAGCATCGCGCCGGAGACCGACAGGATCAGCATCGCCACGGCGCCAATGGCCATGGCGATACGACCGGCATCGCCTAGGAATAGCGAACGGTGAAGGTTGGTCAACCAGCGTTTGACCGGATCGGGATCGGCGCTGGCGATACCCTTGCCGGTCGCCGGGTCGATTACCGCCGCGCCGGGCGTGCCGTCGTCGAACCAGAACGCGGTGATCCGGCCCGACGGCGCGCGCCGGATCTGCTCCACCCCCGGATAGGCAGCCAGGATACGTCCTGCGAGATCGGCGACGGTCAGCCCGGCCTCGGCCTGCGGCGTGGAAAGCCGCTCGGCCGCGGGAAAGACCGAGAGCGCCGCGCCGCTCAACGCAAGGGCCATGACGAGAATGAGGGCCAGCAGACCCGACCAGCGATGCAGCGTGCGGATCATGGCGTTGCCTCACATGTCGTAGCGGAGGCTGGCGACATACCTGCGGCCGGGCGCAGGCTTTCCCGCTCCTGCCGTCGTCAGCGGCACGGCGATGTCGTTCGGGCTGTCGCGCATTTCCTCCACGGCGGCGTCGACATGCAGCGTATAGCCCGCATCGAACAGCGCATCGGCAAGGTCGAGGGTGATTTCGAGTGACCGGCCCGCGCCGACACTGGCGCCGGTGATGCCGTCGACCTGCGCCAGGTCGCCGCCGGTGGCGCGATACCAGTCGCTGAGATGTTCGTAATACTTCGACTTGCCGCCGGCCATCCACAGGGTTCCGGCATACGCCCCCTGCGCATCGGTGACGTAGAGGACGAGATAGGCGCCATCGCCGCCGTAAGTGTTCAGGGTGGTGGTGAGGGTGACCGGCCGGGCCATGGCAAGGCCGGGCGCTACAATGGCCGAGGTCAGTGCAAGGGCTGCGAGGATGGATTTCATGATCCTGCTCTCCTTTGTCCAATGCTTCAGTTCACCCGCACCATCGGCGGGGTGCCGTTCTGGAACAGCGGATTGGCGGGCGGTGTCGCCGGAGCGGCGGCGGGTGCGCGGTCGCGATCCCGCGCGCGGTCGTCTTCGCCGTCGCGGTGGCGCAACTTGACGACCTGCAACGTCGCGGGATCCAGTTTGGCCTTGATGCGACGGCCCTGGGCATCGCGCCCCTTGACCTCCCAGCAGCCGTCGTCGGCCTCGATTTTCTCGACCCGCCAGCCGAGGCCCGTCGCCGCCTGCATCGCCGCCTCGCGCTGCTGCCAAGCACTGCGCGGCACATGGCAGTCGTCGTCGGCAATCGCCGCCACGGCGGGCAATACCGCGAAAGCGGCTACGGCGAGCAATAGAGTTTTCATGGTTCGAATGTCCTTTACGATCATCTCGGGGGGACTTTCCCGGCTATGGCCGAGGCGAACGCCCGTGTGGAAAGAGGTCAGCCTCCGTAGCGAGGCGGACCCTTGTGGCCATCAGTTGCGCTTTTCGGGCTTGGTGCCGTCGCTCCAGCGTTTGACCTTGCCGTCGATCACCTCGAGGGTTCCGGGATCGACGGTCATCTTCAGGGTGTTGCCACCCTGGTCGATGACGTTCAGCTCGTAGCAGCCATCATCAAGTTCCATTTTCGAGATGCTCCAGCCGAATTCGTCGGTCACTTGGATAAGGGCTTCCCAGGACTGCATGTTCTCGGTCGGCACGTTGCATTTCTCGTCGGCGAGCGCGGCCCCGGCGGGGATCGCGAGGGCGAATGCGGTGGCGGTCAGGATGGTTTTCATGGCTATGCTCCTCAGCCTTGGTTGCCTGATGAAACCAATCTGGAGGGCGCGGCTGACGTGATCCTGATCGCCGCGGAAAACCTGCGTCAGCTTTCCGTCAGCCTGCCCCGACGAACCGCAACGGTCGCGCAAAACAAACCGGCCCCGCCAGACAGACGGGGCCGCAACAACAGTGGGAATG
Encoded here:
- a CDS encoding LysR family transcriptional regulator; amino-acid sequence: MNAQAQDWDDLRLFLAVARAGSLSGAARSLGVTHSTVFRRIGAFEARLGVRLFDRLPGGYALTQAGEEMRDSVIRIEEEITALALKVTGQDQRPTGTIRITTTDLLAVGVLPRHVAAFRAEWSEIEIEVIVADTVLDLTRREADVALRIGNPGQETLIGRRVGRLAFAAYGAADRPPGDPAKGDWIGYGSAHGPLSRNLTRWWPDARQVYRTNSIIAAHAGAKAGIGLAALPCVIADCDPSLIRAAALPEDFMLDLWLLIHEDLRQTARIRLFLDFMATALAADADLLEGRCPCKTRPAQA
- a CDS encoding PepSY domain-containing protein, which codes for MKTILTATAFALAIPAGAALADEKCNVPTENMQSWEALIQVTDEFGWSISKMELDDGCYELNVIDQGGNTLKMTVDPGTLEVIDGKVKRWSDGTKPEKRN
- a CDS encoding heavy-metal-associated domain-containing protein, with amino-acid sequence MTKTILRSDEFSCPSCVTKIEKALAATPGVTAAKVHFNTGRIEVEHDPASAPVEALVSVVKSTGYEARPAAF
- a CDS encoding DUF924 family protein; protein product: MADSNDARQIGEVLDFWFPEGRALDIDPDRHAEHWRWRMHGGADGAIAARFGPLTERGAAGDLDHWAGTPESRLALIVVLDQFPRSLWRGSPRAWAQDPAALAQALEGLENGDWAALGLPWFQIAFTQPLGHAEGSDHLARIDRLIALRRDIAARAPAPLRPLYASLVDQAGQVRRIIASFGRHPHRNAILGRRSTPEEEAYLEKGAFPHLRVFRG
- a CDS encoding PepSY domain-containing protein, which produces MIRTLHRWSGLLALILVMALALSGAALSVFPAAERLSTPQAEAGLTVADLAGRILAAYPGVEQIRRAPSGRITAFWFDDGTPGAAVIDPATGKGIASADPDPVKRWLTNLHRSLFLGDAGRIAMAIGAVAMLILSVSGAMLVARRMGGWRRWFAPLRGPASSRIHTGIARVAVTGLVLSSATALWMAASTFDLLPDGAAPPTFPTEVSGSTGVSLAAMEPLSVIAVTELRELSFPYPGDATDAFTLKTDRGTGYLDQGTGELLAWAELTMWEQISETIYMLHTGQGAASLGLVLGVLALGVPAMGVSGLVLWFAGRRSRPRLRGNHPANRAATILLVGSEGGSTWGFAATLQHALTTAGQHVHVAPMSGFEPARYPQAERFVILAATWGEGQAPATAKGFIERLAALESVPEAPLAVLGFGDRSFPAFCAFADEVGSRAAAKGWAQLMPFDTVDRQSPQDFARWGRALGAALGIELTLEHVPTPPVTGRLTLISRRDYGAEVQAPTTILRFALPEATFLQRLTGRGFGRFQAGDLLGVLPEGADLPRFYSLASGWRDGFVEIVVRKHPGGLCSGQLLALEPDQAIHAFVQHNPAFHNEGGKPPLILIGAGTGIGPLAGFIRGNSGKRPVHLVFGMRHPDSDFLYREDLAAWQADGRLAQLTTAISRGAKPRYVQDVLRAESVELIRLIRDGARIMVCGGRDMAAGVAEALTDILAPVGLTPLTLKTEGRYAEDVY
- a CDS encoding PepSY domain-containing protein, whose product is MKTLLLAVAAFAVLPAVAAIADDDCHVPRSAWQQREAAMQAATGLGWRVEKIEADDGCWEVKGRDAQGRRIKAKLDPATLQVVKLRHRDGEDDRARDRDRAPAAAPATPPANPLFQNGTPPMVRVN
- a CDS encoding heavy metal translocating P-type ATPase; amino-acid sequence: MLTPILTILHQPASRRKWLTIISGSLIVLGLIALYGFDLRGLWAASMLVAAFVAGSDIAWRAYHALRIRHFSIELLVTVAAIGALFIGEYWESAAVTFLFSFGAWLEARTLRQTRGALADLLKAAPEVATVIRDGQPVEIAASAVQPNEVVLVRAGNRIPVDGEVIDGNAAVSEAAITGEPIPAEKAPGSHVHAGTIAENGVLRIRATGIGADTTLARIIRRVEEAQEERAPSQRMIERFAQWYTPGIMMLALGAWAVTQDIRLALTLLVVACPGALVISTPVSIVAGIGRAARSGILIKGGQHLESAGRIDMLALDKTGTLTEGRPSLVEIVPLGGIDRAELLHWTAIAESGSDHPLGRPIIEAGRAEGEIPAPETVEEVAGMGLVVHHEGRQVAAGNRRLFDRLGIGFYAEAEAALAGVLGRGCTPIIVALDGRIAGIFGLSDQPRLSAQSAIARLRDIGVGRIAMLTGDQPQAAHAIAAEIGIDEVHAGLLPEDKLELIRHFQAEGRHVAMIGDGINDAPALAAADTSVAMGAVGSDVAIETADIALMADDLEKLPEAMAISRATLRNMRQNLAIALLTVAGLLAGVFNGDVHMAEGMLIHQLSVLVVIANAMRLLRVPRGPGGRRPVPATVPATA
- a CDS encoding FAD:protein FMN transferase yields the protein MPKTSTDPIRHALNGPTMGTRWSALFHADAGLDPAPVQAALQAAVAEVDAAMSTWKPDSDLMRLNRTSENVWVAVPAGLAEVLDLGVRIGALSGGAFDIGMGDAVRAWGFGPEAVSAGAIRAVMAAARWPAHEVLEIDRAAGLVRKHTPITLDLNGIAKGFGVDKLAGTLQGFGITAFLVGIDGEMRASGLRPDSMPWTVAVETPDPERRAPRSILTLMDAAVATSGDYRHHVTVRGQRLSHTMDPATGGPLRSSPASVTVVAGTCAEADAWASALMVLGPQAGGELAARLDLDALFLMREAGGIRTHAVGALFDSPMVSAAGREGLVRA
- a CDS encoding DUF2271 domain-containing protein — protein: MKSILAALALTSAIVAPGLAMARPVTLTTTLNTYGGDGAYLVLYVTDAQGAYAGTLWMAGGKSKYYEHLSDWYRATGGDLAQVDGITGASVGAGRSLEITLDLADALFDAGYTLHVDAAVEEMRDSPNDIAVPLTTAGAGKPAPGRRYVASLRYDM